DNA from Danaus plexippus chromosome 6, MEX_DaPlex, whole genome shotgun sequence:
ACGCTTACACCAGCGAGCTCTTGCGATGCAGGCACGTCATGTTGTTCTACCAAGAAAGACTGCAGCTGTACGAGGTTTGCCtcatactaataaaaatatattatgtcaatTTTCATAATACTTTGACCCTTACTAGATATATCAtccataaaaattatcatattatttgtataatatataataaaacaaaaagtgcAAAATTGgtacaaaaatgaaaaaagactTGCCGAAACCCGGGATCGAACCAGGGACCTTTAGATCTTCAGTCTAACGCTCTCCCAACTGAGCTATTTCGGCTGTGGGTGGAGAAGCGAATAAGCCGTTCAATTAATTAAGccgttaatttaatatgtatttattttttaaacacatcaaaataattacaaaaatctgAGAGAAATGTGACAAACAAAGTAACTTATGTTTTGATAAAGATATCTATCAGAAGAAATCTCGATAAATATACAGGCACGGCAACCGCAGTGTATGTATACTGTCTGTATGAACAAGggaattaagataaataaatatatataatgatggataTAGATATGgtatgaagtaaaaaaaaaataccatatgCAAAGACGATATTAAGAGAATACATTTGTTGAATCGATATTTAACTGTGTCAGTGAATAGAAATCGAAAATGATATACAGAGCTATTATCGAGTATCGACCTCGGACAGGTTATAatgattaacaaaataatgttgtaCCATTTGTAATTCAAACTTACAAATTTGTATGAGACATGCATGTTCGCGCTGAATCCTTAATTATGTCtatattgagatctaagattttcgcgagttttattcatttaaatgaaactagtattattcggatatactacgcggattttattattttaaaactacataatcccgacgtttctcgtctcgtctgcccgtgatcacggttgctgcaaagtaaccgaaacgtcgggattatgtagtttttaaataataaaatccacgtagtatatccgaataatactagtttcatttaaatatgtctATATTGATAAGATATACGgtaggtttaaaaaatatatatatcttttttgcTGTTACAAATGTCCGTACTAAGACTCATCAGATCTCTTCGAGTCTAAAGATTcttccattttatattaaatagtgttAGCAGACTTATTATGTGACTATTTCAGCATTTTGTAATAGTTCTATGGTTGTTTTTGTGgtgtaaaagaattttaaattgcaaCGCAACTAATATAGATCATAAAGAATCAtcgctaaaaatatttatcccaTTTCTAAGGCAATTATTCGTTGCGAGAAATCCACTTACGTCAAGGATGAGTACGACCGGCTGAGGAGCAACAGCATAGTACACAGCGCCATGGAAATAGCCAAAGAAGGTCGCACGGAGGCTCTCACCTGTCTCTGGCCGTACATCAGGAGTCTGCCAATGCAGCAGGAAGTGTTGGACATGATACCGGAGACGCTGTACCCTCTGGACTACCAACACCTGCTACCTACCAAGGAACCGCTCACCTGGTTCGAAAAGAAATCTCCCATTAAGATCAAACCCTCGGAGAACGATAACGATTGGTgcaaaaaagatatattcagGTAATCCAAAGTCATTTCGTATCCGTGTGCCATGTTCGTGTATGATCTAGCTTCTTTGATTCTGCTAGTGACTTTGTTCGCGCGGACCTCACAATGTCCAGCGCCGTGTATCAGCTGTGTTATGTTCTCacaaagtataatttatagtCCGTCTTTCCCCGTCTACTCCAGTCTGCGGTgattttcattgtaaattcTAAAGTATTTCCTTCCTCGCATCCAGACAAAGCGGTACGCTTCCTCCTTTCTCATGAGCATAACAACGTGAATGGAACAACTTGCCTGCATCTGTGTTTCCgtacaatataatttgaatgtcTTCGAGGCTAAAATTAACAGGCTGTTACTGAGATAGTGCATTCACAATCTCTAACTTTATTACCACCTTCCAATGGGTGGAATGACAGTCAAGCGCTGTCCAgtcgaaatttaataatatatatttgatataaaataaaataaaatttttcgtaaAGTTTAtcgattttaaagtttaaaatcgaTTCTGTAGTTCATTGCGTGAAAGAATAACCAACATGCACTTATATAAATCCATACATCCAGAGACAAGTgtctaattattataatattatgaaatttacgATTTGATTGTGAAAAGTATTTCATAACTCTAGATCAATATGGAGCTCGAACTGGTCGGAGGACAGTTCACCGGAGAGCGAGACGGCGAGTCGTATAGACGGTGACCTTGCCAAGTGGTACGAGAAAAGGGCGAGGGTCATCGAGGGTCGCTGCGGGCTGGTGTCCCACGCCCTCACACTGGTCACCATAGCGACCGTGGGGGGTGCCGTTGAAGGCCTGGAGAATATCATGTTCCACCTCCTGACATTGGACACGCTGATATATGACATCAACGTAGAAGGTGTCACCCTGGAACAGCTGGAGAAGATGTCCTACTTGGATACCTGCAAACTCCTCATGAAGATGGTACctctctataaaataaaaatttttcctTATATCTCTCGTAATGTGTATGTAACATCTGTTGTATTGTTTCTGTCGTCAGTCCAAACCAGCCACGTTCGTGTCGGATCTAAAAGAGTACGTGATACCGTTTCTGAAGCGCTACGAAAACCTGACCAAACGGAACGGCGTCTGCCTGACCGGTATGATGGAGTTCCTGGAGAGCACCAGCGTCGAAGACCTCTCCTACATACTGCTGGTACATTCAATTTGTATTTTCGTCCTTAAAACACAGTTCATTTAGCCctaaatattgtgttttttatttcatgcatATGTTAAGTGCCATCTAGCATTCAGATATTGGAATTTATTCTTAAGCcagagaaattaaaaagtaattccttattatttttcaaaacttgaatcaatttttaaatcttaaataacaaGTCCCTTGTATCCCATATTTGTATCAAACTGTATTGGAGATTGTAATATTCATGAAGGTCCCGTGGTGTTCCAGGTGTTGCAGTCCCCCCGCGAGTTCGAGCTGGACGTGCAGACACACCTGGAGCTGGTGGAGCGCTGTCTGTACGCGCACACCGGCACCGACCAGCTGCACATGGCCTGCGACCTGCTGGCCACGATACTCAAGGAAACGTGAGCTTTAGATAACATTCGTAGGACAATCTCGTCTGCCACTGAACATggtcgctgcaaagtaactgaaacgtcgggattatctagtttcttaaataataaaatacgggTCGCAcaccgaaaaatattagtttcatttaaatgaatactcgcgaaattTGTTAGATCACAAGACACGAGTATAGTCAATGATGGCAACTGAAACCAGGATGTCATCACGTTTTATAGTGTAACGCCAACAGctaacatatttatacattttttaagttttccaACTCTATAAGATGAGCGGTAAATTCAAAAATTGAGGAAATTTTGGGACACTATATAAGTACTGTAAAATCTTGGAGAGGAATTAAACAGCAAAAGAAATGACTGtagagaataatatatatgtatatattgtatatttgttaGTTCTAATCGACTGACTGATGGCAGCTTTGTACTAAGCCCTCGTGTGTTGTTCAGCGATGGTAGCATCTCCCGGTCGTCGCTGGTGCGGCGTGCGTCGGAGTTGGAGCGAGTGGTGGCGGGGAGCGGGCGCCTGGCCTGGCGGGGTCTCAAGGTGCCCCCCGCCGCGCTCAGAGACCTCCACTCGGACCCCCCGCGGGCACACACCCTGCTCGCACGACTTGCGAGGTCCTTACACGATAGGTACTGTACTTGTACCAATGGTACGGTTTTTAGTGTGGGTACATCCCGCTGACGTAACACGTAGAAATCTCAGGCACAGagaaaataagattatttaaggGAAGCGAAttgaacaataatatattaaacgaatGTTTACAGAGGAGGACGACGCAAAACTTATATTTCTCACACTCAAGCAATTACGAGATATAGGACAGAAATTGTCTTGCCTGATACTGCATGATATGATGATATGATGATATGATCTGTCGTGGAGCAAATATGCGGCgaagaatatttatgttattaaataacttctcAAGTCATAATCGTTAAACCGATTCCAGGGAGGACAAACCGACCCAGCAGGACTGGGAGAACCTGCTCAAGGATATCCTGGAGCTGCGCGAGTCCTTATTGGAGTGTATCACTGAGGAGCAGTGCTACGAGGCCTACGCCTCGGCCTTGTTGACGTGCGGGGTCGAGGAGGGCATCCGGCTGGGGCCCTCGGTGTTGTCCGTGTCGGCGGACCGGAGCTCCCCCCGCCGACAGGTGGACGCCGCGCGTACGGTGCAGCTCGTCATGGACGCCGCGAGGGAATATTTCAATTCAGCCTCCAGTCTGACAGACCCGGCGCTGGAGCTGGCTAAGTccgtacaatatattaatattcgacgcccaaaacatatttataatcatattttactaattaatcTGTATTCTCCTTGTTCCAGGTGCTGTTTGTTACTGATAGAGGACGGCAACAAAGATATAGAGGAGGAGCTGGATCTCATCTCAGCTCTCCCTCTACTCGGCGCCTTCAACCTCACACTGCTGCCCATCCAAGGTTCGTACCGCGACCTTGtctgaataatatattctccCTGCCTCTGATTTACGcagaaaaataaagataataacgTCGTTTACTTTACATCGGAACTCACCGAGAATAATACATGTGTATATGTCTTAGTGCGACTCTGCGAGGATAGAATGAAGTTGATTCAGGACTGTCTCAACCTGGACCCGAACGCCTACCTGGCGAGCCATAAGCTGCTGAAGCTGGCTAAGTTGTTGAGAATCGCCGGAGACGACGAGCAGACCAGGTGAGCTTCGTGATATAGGACATGAGAATATATAGTTCTGACAGAGAAgtattcgaaaaaaaaattgattcgGTTCCATGAAACACATTCCTGACACTGGACAATATACACAGTCACGCAGCgtatacatttgtaataataattaaaaagcctCATTGACTTTGTCACCGACAATAATAGGGAGGGGCTGGTGCTGGTGGAGGTGGGTCGCAAGGCGCTGTCGGCGGGCGCGGCGGGCGGCGGCGCGGCCAGCACGGCCGCCCGCAGACTGGCCGCGCTGAGACACCGACCCGCCGCGCCGCTGCTGGCTGACGTGGCGGGTGATGCACACTCGCATGCAGACACGGCTGAGAGGAGGTACCTGCTGGCCGCCGCCCTCACACACGACACTCCGGCTCGCCTGCACCAGCTGCTGAAACACAGGTCAGGAACCGACACCACATGATGACAGGAGGACTTTTTGATGATAGTACATAGAACACTTAGACATAAATCGACCAGAATAATGTTCTCCAACTCGTAGGTCGAGTCagtagttattaatatatattatctgtataataAGGAACGGTGTTCCATATACCTGATGAATACTCTGTGCGTGTGTTCAGAATGAACCTGGAGCTGGAAAGTTTCCAGCAGATGGGAGCAGCTGCCAGAGAGAACAGACGGCTGGAGGCGAGGTGGCCGTCCACCGACGATGAGTTCTCAGATGCCATCACTACGGTCGGTATATGTGAACGACAACATACACACGCACTCGAGGCcacattaaaacatatttatttattaaatcaataatcaaataaaaatgcaagAAATTAGCTTTTAGCTTAGGAGCTCCTTTTCTATATTCTAAGTATATCAGACTGTCCTATCCTTTATAATTTCCTTAAACACGTCATAGTGAAAATCGATAAAGAAAGTGAACAAAATAACGGCAGTTTCAAGTCAAATGGAATTATTGTACATGAAAAAGGAATGTATTATTTACCTAAACCAAAACATGTATGTCGGATTTATGCCCAGACCGTTTTTTAAAGCGTGACGAAAGCGTTAGTGACGTCACCAATGCCTATGTTCTCGATTATCGCTCTCAGAAGTAAATAATCAgacaaaagaaattaacataaaatgttaatactgtatacattataattggATGCTATAATTCCAGCCCGTCATCGAGGCTAAGGACCTGGTGCCGGCGGCAGAGAAAAAAATACCTCTGCTGAATTACTTCCTGGAGACGTTCCAGAACAAAAGCGCAGCAGAGTGAGTGCGACACGGCCTACCATCATACGTTATATTTATCCCATTAATTTAGAGTTTAGACTATTCCGTCTCGTCAGCCGGCCATGGCTACTGTGAGCACGGAAACATCGATGGACATGTTCACAAAAATAAGCCAAATTAAtggttaatagttttatataacgaTCCAACTCATGGCAGCAGCTGATAGTAGTTTTTTCCCAGGAGCGAGAAGTGTTCAGAGAGCAGCGAGCGTTCCGTGCTGTGCCAGGAGTTCTACCGCGACCTCTACCCTCAGCACGAGGGCTCCCCCCACTACTACCGATACGACTGCTTCTCGGTCCCGGACGACCTCGCCGAGCCGGGACAGGCCGCGCTCAAGTGGTTCTACATGAAGAGCTGCATGGAGGGAGGGGATGTGGACCAGCTGGAGGCGGAAGGTACTTAACGACACACGGAAAAGAATTATCAGGGCTTCGAATAAGattgtatttatacaataGTCTGTTCGAAGCTGCGATAAACGGGCAAACAGACCTCTCAATTATGATCGCTGGTGTGGGCACCAGAAAACAACAAGAGTTGGTCCATATGAGGGCAGATAAACCAAAAGTCACTAATAGGGCCGGAATAAAATACTCTAACTGAAGTCAACTAACTTCACCACTAAGAGTATATCGTGTAGTACAGTGTTGAGTGTTTCAGTGGTGAGCAAATGCGGCGAGGAGCTGGTAGTGAAGGACACGCCCCTGAGCGTGTCGTGCCTGGTGCTAGGCGCTCGCAAGGGCCGCGCCTCCGGCTCCAGGGCGGCGCTGGTGGCCGCCATGTACGCCGCCCTGCTGCACTGTAACGACCCTCACTTCAGGGACGCCGCCTACCGCACCAGACCCGCCAAGGTCACACTACTCACagtcattcatattttatcaataataataaaattataagccaTTGTGCTAACATatcataattgaaaaattagtccgatcaattattttttatatgctgcatgtattatgtatttagtaAAAGTAGTACATAATATAGTATAGTTCTTATctacaaatattatgtactcgatacatatatattacagatGGTCATGCTGTTGTCATTGTTGATTTAAGATAGTTATAATGTCAGATCTTCATTGCATCAgaaattttgatatgaaaatgGATTCTTAATTTGAACAACTAAAAGCTATGGCCCGGGGATGTTGTTGTGGAGATATTTCACATTCCTCCAGACGGCCAGTATCGGTAGTAGAGTCCTAGTCAGTGTATGTCATATATGTTTACAGATGGCGTGCTCCACACTGACGCAGAATGACGCGTCAGATCAGCAGAGCGCCATCATCAGGCAGTACATCGACCGGCTGAGCGGAGTGGGGGAGGTGGAAAAGATAAGGGGCTACGGAGTCACAGTCAACGGGGTCATGTTCCAGGCGGACGCGGACTACCGCACCGAGGTCATATACAGGCTGGCCAAGTGAGGACATATATCTCTACTAATATTGTTAATGCGACAAGCACCTCTGCCACTGTCTTCACGCCTAAACCGCTGaatcgattttgatgaattttggtataaagATAGATACGACCCGAGAGAAAGACATAGGCTACATTTCATCCCAATTCCTTCCGCGATCCCAAAACTATACGGGCGGAACTATGAAACTCGATTCAGATTCAGTGGCCGTAGAGGCGGAGCACAACTTTGATGTTGATGCGGACGGAATCGCAGGTGAAAGCTAGTTATGACTATAACATAAATTGTCACATTATACAACACACTTTACCAAACGGTGACAGCAAGGAGTTCGGTTAAGAATTAAATCAGGCTCCGCTACTCGATGTGGTAGATAATACTGGCTTATAAGAGTCATttctaaaatgaattttaattatcagttTAGTTCTgtgtttaatttcttataatatgaaGGTAAATTTATTGAGGAAAAGGTaacttcttattaaaaatattagatttggAGTTAATCTTctctattgttataaatttactttattcattttttttttattgtacacattttttttatgtataaaatacagaTAACCTCACtcagttcataaaaaaaaagtcataacaaaaatgaaaaaaaaacttgccgAAACCCGGGATCGAACCAGGGACCTTTAGATCTTCAGTCTAACGCTCTCCCAACTGAGCTATTTCGGCTGTGGGTGGTACCTTAAAATAGACGATTTGGTTCGACACCATCTTAaagaatcaaaaattattatatttatattttttaaatatttaatcttgtattttttatacacttatttatttttataaaaaggtgCAATATGTTggatgttgtttttaattcatacataaaaatattttcaatgtcttataattttttagaacTTCATTTTTTTCATGCCACGTAcctacgttttatattttaagaatattatccACAATAAATGTGAGTGTGACGAGATTGAGGCGAttcaaagataataaaacGTTCAGGTCGGGTAAAGAACAGGCGAAGTTAGCTTGTTATCTAGCTCAAAAGCACGGCCTGGACGCTCTGGAGGTTTGGCTGCAGTACGCTGGAACTGCTGTAGGTGACCTGGACACGGAAATATTACCGCCGGTGGGAGACGACGCTGCTCAGAGGTACGGATGATTATACTTAAACAATAGTCATGCTGCTGACAGCCCGGTCAGGACACGAGGACGGACGCACCAGTTTTAATGGGTTTGGATTTATTGCATTTGTCTGTATCTTGATTAGCGGAGCGACTGATGAAAACATTGAAAACCCACGaaagcaattaaattaaagataacataaattttctttacaaattttttaattatattaatagtggcgtattttaaatgttcgAAATCACGTTTCAACCAATTCAtagtaaaatttcaatttatagtaaaattgtaGATAAGGTTGAGATAATCTAtaactaaacaatttttttttattattattatttctattcggtaatttttaatttgttactgGCCagttattgaaaaacaatCCCGTCTATGAttgttgtgtattttttatagtgacttacttatttagttattaatgcAATCGTACGTTAATTATTTCCAGGATATCTGAATACCTGTGGCCCCTGATCCCGGGGACAGACCACTCGGCCCTCATACACTTCTTCAATGTGTTGAAGAAGGTGGACGAGAAGCTGGTGCTGCACGGCCTGTCGTCCGCGGAACACGTCAAGCTGCTGAAGAAAACTAGAGCCGCCTCCAAAGGTCAGAACAGATAGGAAGATCATATCTTCAAGTTTGTTACGATCTTTGCCAGTTTATAGACGAGTAGTGAGTCCGCCCATCACCTCAGAGCCGTGTGTCTCCTCAGAGCTGGACTACAAGTTGCTGGTGAGTGCTCCGGCCGGCGACCAGTTGTGTTCGCACGTGGTGTCGGTGTCCCGACCCGACACAGTGGGTCTGGTGTCGAAGCTGCTCCGCTCGCTGCCCGCTCCGCTCCGCTCCCCGCTGCCGCCTCACACCCTGTACACCGCCTGGCTCACCAAGTACTTCTTCAGCGTGAGTGCTAGTGTTTGTATATGTAAGACTTCCTCTCCGTGTCCGGGCATGTTACTAACAATTCTTAACAGTGTACCCTTTGCCTTATAATACACAAACATCTCTTATCTTCGCCGACAGTTGAGATGCTATGATGTAATTAATTCATCACTTTAACTATCAGTTTGTGTCTTACACATATCCTGTGGGTAGGTGGGCGAGTCGACCGTGAGCAGTAAGAAATGGATGCAGCAGTGGCGGCAGTGCGCGAGCTACTTCAACAAGCTGTCCAGCGACGAGCTGCTGAAGTTCGTCTCCAACACCTGCTTCACGGAGGAAGCCATACGGAGGTCAGCTCTTAATACTAAAACTGTTACTGctcatatcaaattaattagcaattaggaaaaaaaattctaggAGATGATCCTCGTTCCAGTCGAATAACAAAAACCCTCGGTGCAGGATGAGCGAGGCGACCGAAGCGTTGCATTGAACAGGTTGTTTGGAGCTGAATTTCATTATTCAGCCCTAAAATTGAAATCGGTTGTCCGAtctaaatttttgtttataaaacccACCCCTAATAATAACTGGTCTATCGAACAAAACACCTCGGGGTGGGACATTCGGTTGCCGAGATCATCTCCGTAGACTAATGACCCGAGTCATCATTCCGCTGTCTCGGTTCCCTCACTAAATGTTCTCAATCCTTCTATAACCTCCTGCGGGCGTGATGTCTCCCTGTTACACGGCGCGTGCGCAGGGTCCCGGCCGCGACTCGCAGCCTCATGATCATGCAAGCCGTCGACTACTGCCAGCAGGAACAAGAGAACGAAATGAAATTTACCaagaagtaatatattttattcatatattataaataagttaaaaatatttagaacgaATTGCCTTCACCTcgcccacacacacacacactccgTATAgctgtgtatatatattctgtcGTTTTGAACCCGCACACAGTGAGGGTGGTCGATGTGTTATTCCTATGAGTGTGTTCGTTCCAGCGAGCAGGGTTGGTCTGAGACGGGCCAGGAGCTGAGCCGCTGGGGGCGCTTCCTCGATAACTACCACTCGGACAGCGTGTCTTCTCTGAGGACCATCAGCGAACAGAACGACGTGTGGCCGTGAGTTGAATGTCAAATGAAGTTCGAGTCTCCTGTATGTTTTTTATCCGTCGTATCTGAGTTAATGTGTATGGCATTGTCGTTGACAAAGCAAGTTCGTCCTCATCGGTGCTGGCTCGTGTCTGTGAGgattataatgtattgtataaaCGATATGCATACAATGTCTGACTAATGCACGACTTGAACAAATTCCGTCCGTCAGTATTGAGTACGAATCGTCCGTCAGAGCTAAAGTCACGTGTCCGGTCAGGGCCCTGGAGCTGAGCCGCGGCGAGGCGGGGCCGGCGCTGGAGGCGCTGTCGACCCTGTGCACGGGCGGTCTGCGAGCGTCCGCCCTCACCTCCCTGCTGCGGTGTCTCGGCCTGCCCTACGACGAGCCCGCCGTGCTTCAACACGCGCTCACCAGGATACGGCACAAGGAGTGCGTTTTATCATTCCTAACACCGTCCTcttgaaacttattttttgGAAGATTTTGAGAAAGTAACGATCAGTGGtgttttgctattttttttttcccgGACCGcgtatatacaattatatagaCAGGGCCGATCCTGGGTAGGCGGCCGCTCTGTGCGGTCTCATGTCCCAAACTGAACGAAGGGGGTGATTTTCCATGATAATCCTGGCGgcaatgtttttctttttggcGGAGGGGGGGGGACTTttctaatgtttattataaataaagactcACTCCTGTTGAGCCGGTTGGTTCCGGTTCGGCTTCGGTTCAAAcccttgtttataataataattataaaaattcgtcaaaaattttaaaagaaaaaactgcaattcctttaaattttttttttgtcaaaacgTCAGCCAATCCTCGTCATCAGCAATCACCTCTCGTTCCCTAACGCGTTCCCATCCACAAAGGAAGTACCGGGGCGTTATAAATAGCGTAACTAACACcactttcttttataaatatatatatgtgatcaCCCTGTATTTCCTCCGCCCAGTCATCCGGAAAAcctaattcatttataactaACCAACGTCATGTGTTATTTCCAATACAACATTGCCAGCTTCGTATAGTCTACACCACAACTGCATTAGTTGTCGGCCATCACGCTCTCTAACTAATATACGCCACCCATTCCGTGGCCGTGATAGTCCAACACCGACTCACAGTAGCCAGTCGTCTGTACAGAGACATCCAGAGCGTGGTGGCGCGCGTCATCCAGTACCACAAGGACGGCATCAAGTTCAGCGAGGACTTCATAGAGGAGGTGCTGCAGGTGGCCGGCCAGCTGAGTCTGGAGCCGCACAAGCTGCTGGGCGTGTTGGCGATCAGCCGCCGCGCCCGCCTCCGGGACGAACACGACTTGGCGAACATAGCGCGC
Protein-coding regions in this window:
- the LOC116779239 gene encoding NBAS subunit of NRZ tethering complex-like, with the protein product MAEKKSILHELYVFSEWKPEPEYIQKTDTLLPENISSIWRWLKFFGLKKSLIDSVTAHKEKQQKWHMALGDEGKVLAILTDNILEIRTKRSEYATIGARTTVARDPYPQWRKLVWSPDCTFLVVAYGNGIVNFFDLTASNLFYIPADCSRPGGLECSDNTHAVSDVIFMPLRVKDTKWNWEVLVVTFDGRLRGYLVSASEGFKLHHTFSFPGGVAAAVFCPAHGVLYVAGPPAPARKESWCASSAGLSAWRVLLDEPFYKLSVVSSELHDKLAADSWNYLPLLFNNNLDFIVRMSLSPDNQSLVCVHSSGELSLWRLPVLSPLRRFALAAQPGHALPHPRRGAALDPTTSHPADVTWWSNEEIILSRFSGAVSVCGLEDMVNILGKGPEFFEGTPQVACAHDGSLLALECESSTVPHKHQNSEVSKDETESEDSVLEVTKELLKSVLYAITDIEALQPKPKRITVVSRIYRLLAIKSTTPTELFSRKIESGKYNEALALAATFDLDRDLVYQQQWRRNPVSTDAIHNYLSKVSKKIWVVHQCVDRLPESASAARYLLDFGLELTNMHILEEINKDLPDDEQCQDVEDITLGHLNAYTSELLRCRHVMLFYQERLQLYEAIIRCEKSTYVKDEYDRLRSNSIVHSAMEIAKEGRTEALTCLWPYIRSLPMQQEVLDMIPETLYPLDYQHLLPTKEPLTWFEKKSPIKIKPSENDNDWCKKDIFRSIWSSNWSEDSSPESETASRIDGDLAKWYEKRARVIEGRCGLVSHALTLVTIATVGGAVEGLENIMFHLLTLDTLIYDINVEGVTLEQLEKMSYLDTCKLLMKMSKPATFVSDLKEYVIPFLKRYENLTKRNGVCLTGMMEFLESTSVEDLSYILLVLQSPREFELDVQTHLELVERCLYAHTGTDQLHMACDLLATILKETDGSISRSSLVRRASELERVVAGSGRLAWRGLKVPPAALRDLHSDPPRAHTLLARLARSLHDREDKPTQQDWENLLKDILELRESLLECITEEQCYEAYASALLTCGVEEGIRLGPSVLSVSADRSSPRRQVDAARTVQLVMDAAREYFNSASSLTDPALELAKCCLLLIEDGNKDIEEELDLISALPLLGAFNLTLLPIQVRLCEDRMKLIQDCLNLDPNAYLASHKLLKLAKLLRIAGDDEQTREGLVLVEVGRKALSAGAAGGGAASTAARRLAALRHRPAAPLLADVAGDAHSHADTAERRYLLAAALTHDTPARLHQLLKHRMNLELESFQQMGAAARENRRLEARWPSTDDEFSDAITTPVIEAKDLVPAAEKKIPLLNYFLETFQNKSAAESEKCSESSERSVLCQEFYRDLYPQHEGSPHYYRYDCFSVPDDLAEPGQAALKWFYMKSCMEGGDVDQLEAEVVSKCGEELVVKDTPLSVSCLVLGARKGRASGSRAALVAAMYAALLHCNDPHFRDAAYRTRPAKMACSTLTQNDASDQQSAIIRQYIDRLSGVGEVEKIRGYGVTVNGVMFQADADYRTEVIYRLAKSGKEQAKLACYLAQKHGLDALEVWLQYAGTAVGDLDTEILPPVGDDAAQRISEYLWPLIPGTDHSALIHFFNVLKKVDEKLVLHGLSSAEHVKLLKKTRAASKELDYKLLVSAPAGDQLCSHVVSVSRPDTVGLVSKLLRSLPAPLRSPLPPHTLYTAWLTKYFFSVGESTVSSKKWMQQWRQCASYFNKLSSDELLKFVSNTCFTEEAIRRVPAATRSLMIMQAVDYCQQEQENEMKFTKNEQGWSETGQELSRWGRFLDNYHSDSVSSLRTISEQNDVWPALELSRGEAGPALEALSTLCTGGLRASALTSLLRCLGLPYDEPAVLQHALTRIRHKEDIQSVVARVIQYHKDGIKFSEDFIEEVLQVAGQLSLEPHKLLGVLAISRRARLRDEHDLANIARSSADLFKTEWPDSEYAKGLTEEKLMTAEGREEAYLALAADGDTWPRKKALVDALACWPRTPLAGGMSAQGSLAQKLCLEPPREARMLLQLLLRRPMITDEELKIIATEACEDAALNTVWVILLSKCECAVDLLVQFVDKHKEIIKNENINDDLIRELLDQGMFIKMVCNPLYSFIINYIIRRNMSEGSGGYSVTWATNELIKANYLAEAGHLHLLASGVPTGLRGFTQTVLQYTNNFH